Proteins co-encoded in one Papaver somniferum cultivar HN1 chromosome 5, ASM357369v1, whole genome shotgun sequence genomic window:
- the LOC113281870 gene encoding uncharacterized protein LOC113281870, with amino-acid sequence MVSSRFLSLKVSFSNLILDRKPSLHSHSPLSLLHKSLSSVCNNDSLLSSPSLTPPTPKKVPYRHSAHGVVWEDPYHWMSNTKDPDLSTYLNQENSYTEAFMADTKKLQHKLLSEMKSRIPPKISTPPERWGPWLYYQCMPEGKEYPVLYRRLKRGGNSWMETVAKYVGTDTERPEKLLDWNEIAEQFGYVHVGTCRVSPDHNFLAYTLDTTGSENFMFQIKDLRTGLILPKVRVDGVVSLAWAKDSQTLFYTVSDETQRPYKVFCTRLGSDAADVAPIFTESDPSYCVDITSTKDGKFITVNSNSRTSSEVYVIDANNPQERLRRVRKRLAGTQYFVEHHYGYFYILTDTPSVENNYLIDGGYYMARCKAENIESAKWQDLILPGQDVSFQDMDIFEGHLVLFLDKGGSSMICSIRMPTDINYKHLDDLNPWYFPLPSNLCTVAPCSNHDFMTAVYRVVLSSPVMPDAIIDYDMSKQKFSFVHQDEVVGVTEDNTRSTSFFDMDAQNVLGDTHNGQHLQNLERAQSWKDLSEAFHCEMKEIKSHDGVQVPLTILCSRDAQQKGQSPGILFGYGAYGETLDKSWCADRLSLLDRGWVVAFADVRGGGGPSSSWHKAGVGLNKLNSVHDFVACGKYLIDEGYIHKDQLGAIGLSAGGLLVGAAINMYPDLFRAAVLKVPFLDICNTLLDPSLPLTMLDHDEFGDPRIKHQFDFLRSYSPYDNILSGVCYPSMLVTASFLDSRVGIWEAAKWVAKVRDKQGAGCSNSVLLKTNMTGGHFGEGGRFSQCEEVAFEYAFLMKAMGITESEADSKEALS; translated from the exons ATGGTTTCATCCAGATTTCTCAGTCTCAAAGTCTCTTTCTCTAATCTTATTCTAGACAGAAAACCCTCTTTACATTCCCACAGCCCATTATCATTACTTCACAAATCCCTTTCTTCTGTTTGTAACAATGACAGCTtactttcttctccttctctaacACCTCCAACTCCTAAAAAGGTTCCTTACAGACATTCTGCTCATGGAGTTGTATGGGAAGATCCTTATCATTGGATGTCAAACACCAAGGACCCAGATTTGTCAACTTACTTAAACCAAGAAAATTCTTACACTGAAGCTTTCATGGCTGATACCAAAAAATTACAACATAAATTACTTTCTGAGATGAAAAGTCGAATACCACCCAAAATTTCTACTCCTCCTGAACGTTGGGGACCCTG GTTGTACTATCAATGCATGCCTGAGGGGAAAGAATACCCAGTTCTGTACAGGAGGTTGAAGAGGGGTGGCAATAGTTGGATGGAGACTGTTGCTAAATATGTGGGTACAGATACTGAAAGACCTGAAAAATTGCTGGATTGGAATGAAATTGCTGAGCAGTTTG GTTATGTTCATGTGGGAACATGTCGTGTATCGCCTGATCACAACTTTCTTGCATACACTCTAGACACCACTGGGAGCGAGAATTTCATGTTTCAAATTAAAGATCTTAGGACTGGACTCATTCTTCCGAAAGTGAGGGTTGATGGAGTTGTTAGCCTGGCATGGGCTAAAGACAGTCAAACTTTATTTTATACAGTCTCTGATGAGACACAAAGGCCTTACAA GGTATTTTGCACAAGGCTTGGATCAGATGCTGCAGATGTTGCTCCAATATTCACAGAAAGTGATCCGAGTTATTGTGTTGATATCACAAGCACAAAGGATGGAAAATTTATAACTGTGAATTCTAATTCAAGGACTTCATCCGAG GTGTATGTAATTGATGCAAACAATCCCCAAGAGAGGTTGCGGAGAGTAAGGAAACGATTGGCTGGAACACAATATTTTGTGGAGCATCATTATGGTTACTTTTACATTCTTACTGATACTCCTTCGGTGGAGAATAACTATTTAATAGACGGGGGTTACTATATGGCTAGATGCAAAGCTGAGAACATAGAGTCGGCTAAGTGGCAG GACCTTATTCTACCAGGCCAAGATGTCAGCTTTCAAGATATGGATATTTTCGAAGGGCATCTGGTGCTTTTTCTTGATAAAGGGGGATCATCTATGATCTGCTCCATTAGAATGCCTACCGATATAAATTATAAG CATCTTGATGATTTAAATCCTTGGTACTTTCCGCTGCCATCAAACTTGTGCACTGTTGCACCTTGTTCTAATCATGACTTCatgacagctgtctaccgcgtgGTGCTTTCATCTCCCGTG ATGCCCGATGCAATCATCGACTATGATATGTCCAAGCAGAAATTCTCCTTTGTGCATCAAGATGAGGTAGTAGGTGTTACGGAGGACAATACCAGGTCCACCTCATTTTTTGATATGGATGCACAGAATGTCTTAGGTGATACACATAATGGCCAGCATCTCCAAAATCTAGAAAGAGCACAAAGCTGGAAGGATCTTTCTGAAGCATTTCATTgtgaaatgaaggaaattaagtCACACGACGGTGTGCAAGTTCCCCTGACTATTTTATGCTCCCGAGATGCACAACAGAAGGGCCAGTCTCCAGGTATTTTGTTTGGTTATGGAGCTTATGGAGAAACTCTTGATAAAAGTTGGTGTGCAGATCGCTTAAGTTTGCTTGATCGTGGTTGGGTGGTGGCATTTGCTGATGTAAG GGGTGGTGGTGGTCCAAGTTCTTCATGGCATAAAGCTGGTGTTGGTTTAAACAAACTAAACTCGGTACATGATTTTGTTGCATGTGGCAAGTACTTGATAGATGAGGGCTACATTCATAAAGATCAACTTGGTGCCATTGGCTTAAGCGCAGGAGGACTTCTTGTGGGGGCAGCGATAAATATGTATCCAGACTTGTTTCGTGCTGCAGTATTGAAG GTTCCATTTCTTGATATCTGTAATACATTGTTGGATCCCAGTTTACCTCTCACAATGTTGGACCATGATGAATTTGGTGACCCTCGGATTAAGCACCAGTTTGATTTTCTTCGAAGTTATTCTCCTTACGATAATATCCTGTCAGGAGTTTGTTACCCTTCGATGTTGGTCACAGCGTCGTTTCTGGACTCTAG GGTTGGAATTTGGGAAGCTGCCAAATGGGTAGCAAAGGTGAGAGACAAACAAGGAGCAGGCTGTTCCAATTCAGTACTTCTAAAGACAAATATGACCGGTGGGCATTTCGGTGAAGGAGGCCGTTTTAGTCAATGTGAGGAGGTGGCTTTTGAGTATGCATTTCTGATGAAAGCGATGGGGATAACTGAGAGTGAGGCCGACAGCAAAGAAGCTTTGAGTTAG